One Thermoproteota archaeon DNA segment encodes these proteins:
- a CDS encoding aldo/keto reductase → MEFRYLGVSDLKVSVVGLGTWQFSESWGVTNYEDAKNIVEKAIDVGINLFDTAAVYGRGMSETFLGRALKELGAREDVIVATKLPGEFLSRHDVFKGTKRCLERLGTDYIDLMQVHWPPLWNNFPTCEYMRALEELVHQGVVRYIGLSDFPVELMDSAWACLSTEDPVSNQVRYNLVERDAEKEIIPYAEANGWSILAWSPLAKGALTGKYTPDNLPEFKDVRAGSALFHPDNFRQVYEVVKLLKEVGERHGKTPSQVALNWLIMASDTVIVIPGAKTPEQVEENAGAADWSMTFDEWLALEEASSKVRISRVIW, encoded by the coding sequence ATGGAGTTCAGGTATCTGGGTGTTTCGGATCTGAAGGTCTCCGTTGTAGGACTGGGGACTTGGCAATTCAGCGAGTCCTGGGGCGTGACCAACTATGAGGATGCCAAGAATATAGTGGAGAAGGCCATTGACGTGGGGATAAACCTCTTCGACACTGCAGCGGTCTACGGGAGGGGGATGAGTGAGACCTTCCTCGGGAGGGCGCTGAAGGAGCTGGGAGCGAGGGAGGATGTCATTGTTGCCACTAAGCTGCCCGGGGAGTTTCTTTCTAGGCACGACGTATTCAAGGGGACGAAGAGATGCCTAGAGAGGCTGGGGACTGACTACATTGATCTGATGCAGGTCCACTGGCCTCCCCTCTGGAACAACTTCCCCACCTGCGAGTACATGCGCGCTTTAGAGGAGCTGGTGCACCAAGGTGTCGTACGCTATATAGGATTGAGCGACTTCCCGGTCGAGCTGATGGACTCGGCCTGGGCCTGCCTGTCGACGGAGGACCCGGTCAGTAATCAGGTCAGGTACAACCTTGTGGAGAGGGATGCGGAGAAGGAGATAATACCTTATGCGGAGGCGAACGGGTGGAGCATCCTCGCTTGGTCTCCCCTAGCTAAGGGGGCCCTCACCGGCAAGTACACGCCAGATAACCTGCCCGAGTTCAAGGACGTGAGGGCCGGCAGCGCCCTGTTCCACCCCGACAACTTCAGGCAGGTGTACGAGGTGGTGAAGCTGCTGAAGGAGGTTGGGGAGAGGCACGGCAAGACGCCCAGTCAGGTGGCTCTGAACTGGCTGATAATGGCAAGCGATACCGTGATAGTTATACCCGGGGCGAAGACCCCGGAGCAGGTGGAGGAGAACGCGGGGGCTGCTGACTGGAGCATGACCTTCGACGAGTGGCTGGCCCTAGAGGAGGCCAGCTCCAAGGTGAGGATAAGCCGCGTGATCTGGTGA